A segment of the Mycobacterium intracellulare ATCC 13950 genome:
ACCGAGGACAGCAACTGTGACTGTGCCGACTCCGCCCCGGCCGAGGTGCCGGCCGCCTGAGCGACCGAGGCCGCCTGCATGGCCTCGCCGGCCGGATTGGTGGTCTCCGCCGGCCGGGTGAACGGTGTCACCTGGGTGACCGGCGCGGCCTGACCCGCGTAGCCGTACATCGCCGTAGCGTCTTGCGCCCACATTTCGGCGTATTGCGTCTCGAGCTGAACGATCAGCGGCGTGTTTTGGCCCAGGACATTGGTCGACACCGCCTGTACGAGTTGGGCGCGGTTGGCTTCGATCAGCGGTGGGGGCACCGTGGCGGCAAACGCCGCTTCGTAGGCGCCCGCCGCGGCCCTGGCCGAAACGGCGGCCTGTTCGGCCTGCATGGCGGTGGTGCGCATCCACGCCACATAGGGTTTGGCGGCCTCGGCCATCTGGGCCGAGGCCGGGCCCATCCACTCTTCGCTCACCAGTTGCGTGATGATCCTGTCGTAGTCGTTGGCCGCGGAATCCAACTCCGCGGCCAACAGATTCCAGGCCCACGCCGCGGCCATCATCGAGGCCGAGCCCGGGCCGGAATACATGCGCTCCGAATGGATCTCCGGGGGTAACGCTCCGAAATCCAGCACGTCGCACCCGCCTCAGCTGGACGCGGCGGCGTTGATGGCTTCGGTTGCCGCATATGAGCCGGCGCCGAAGTGCAGCATTCTCACGAAGCTGTCGTGAATCACCGTGGCCTGGGCGCAGACGGTCTGATACATCTGGGCGTGCGTGGCGAACTGCGCGGCAACCAGCACGGAGACCTCATCGGTTGCCGCGGGAACCACGCCCATCGTCGGCGCCGATGCCGCTGCATTCTGTGCGGCCAGCGCCGAGCCGATGGCAGCCAAGTTCTGGGCTGCGGCGGTTAACGCTTCGGGCTGGGTGGTCACGAACGACACGGTGATTCTCTCCTCGCTGGTTCCGATTCAACGGTGCTGAACGGCCGCTGAAAGCCGCTCCACCGCGAGGTTAAGGGCTGCGCGCCCAATAGTGTATTGCTAAAGACAAGTGTTCATCTTCAGCTAGATTCAGTTCATATCTGTGAACTCATATGTACATATATGTTCTTACGATCACATATGTGTACAAACGTCCACTCATAAGAGATGACCGCCGTGCCCGAGGATCGGCATCGCGTTCGTGATTCGACGGCCGACGCCGGCGGCTGCGCTGGACGGTACCCGCGCACAAGTATCTGACCACAGTTTCGGGGGGCGTCGGCGCGCGTGCGACAGCCGTCGCCGACAAGACGAGGGGACCACTTAGTGGATTACGGGGCGCTTCCGCCGGAGGTCAACTCCGGGCGGATGTACGTCGGTGCGGGTTCGGGGCCGATGCTGGCGGCCGCCGCAGCCTGGGACGGGTTGGCCATCGAGCTGTACACCACCGCGGCCTCCTACGGTTCGTTGATCGCCGAACTCACCGGCGCGTGGCTGGGTCCGGCGTCGGCGACGATGGCCGCCGCCTCGGCCCCCTACGTGGCGTGGCTCACCGCGACCGCCGCACACGCCGAACAGACGGCGGTCCAGGCGAAGGCCGCCGCGGGGGCCTACGAGGCGGCGTTCGCGATGACGGTTCCGCCACCGGTGATCGCGGCCAACCGCGCCCAGTTGATGATGCTGATCGCGACGAATTTCTTCGGCCAGAACCTGCCCGCGATCGCGGCCACCGAGGCCCACTACGCCGAGATGTGGGCCCAGGACGCGGCCGCGATGTATGGCTACGCCGCGGCGTCGGCCGGCGCCTCGGCGTTGCCCCCGTTCGACCAGCCGCCCTCCACCACCAACCCGGCGGGGGAGGGCGGTCAAGCGGCCGCGGTCGCCCATGCCGCCGACACGGCGGCCGAAACAAGCACGCAACCCGGTGCCTCCACCTCGGGGTTAGCAAACCCAACGTTGGTCTCCAGCGCAGTGGTGGAAGGCTCGTCAGGGGCATCCGAATCGTCGGCATCGGAGTCCTGGAAAAAGTTGACCTCGTTGTATACCAACCACCTTGGTATGGCCTACAACCACGCGGGCGACTGGGAGCACATGATGAAGATCTGGGAAGGCGTGATGCCGGCCGCCGGTGACGGCCAAGCCGCGACGGCCGCGGCCACCTTGCGCGGTGTGGGAGGAACGCTCGGCGGTGGCCCGGTGTCCTCGGGTGGGTCCTCGCCCGTGTCGGCGGGTCTGGGCAGGGCGGCCACGGTGGGTCACTTGTCGGTGCCGCAGAGTTGGGCCGCCGCGGCTCCGGCGGCAAGCG
Coding sequences within it:
- a CDS encoding PPE family protein, encoding MLDFGALPPEIHSERMYSGPGSASMMAAAWAWNLLAAELDSAANDYDRIITQLVSEEWMGPASAQMAEAAKPYVAWMRTTAMQAEQAAVSARAAAGAYEAAFAATVPPPLIEANRAQLVQAVSTNVLGQNTPLIVQLETQYAEMWAQDATAMYGYAGQAAPVTQVTPFTRPAETTNPAGEAMQAASVAQAAGTSAGAESAQSQLLSSVPPTLQALSSPAAANTELPPITDVLEQNPVFDMWAEYASPAQNTLAMMYRVTGMSTHFLSLSKGLAPAAKAASEGAKAAASLPAVGASLRGLTGGGGAISATLASAAPVGGLSVPPAWTSAAGPAVASGASSIPVSRFITTPETSGPGNLLGGMPLAGVGGGSTGAGPRYGIRPTVMARPPFAG
- a CDS encoding PPE family protein codes for the protein MDYGALPPEVNSGRMYVGAGSGPMLAAAAAWDGLAIELYTTAASYGSLIAELTGAWLGPASATMAAASAPYVAWLTATAAHAEQTAVQAKAAAGAYEAAFAMTVPPPVIAANRAQLMMLIATNFFGQNLPAIAATEAHYAEMWAQDAAAMYGYAAASAGASALPPFDQPPSTTNPAGEGGQAAAVAHAADTAAETSTQPGASTSGLANPTLVSSAVVEGSSGASESSASESWKKLTSLYTNHLGMAYNHAGDWEHMMKIWEGVMPAAGDGQAATAAATLRGVGGTLGGGPVSSGGSSPVSAGLGRAATVGHLSVPQSWAAAAPAASADTAAPAVSTVGAGAEAKGSGLLRGIPLSGTGRGAGGKIVGQRYGFRPMVVARHVVGG
- a CDS encoding PE family protein, yielding MSFVTTQPEALTAAAQNLAAIGSALAAQNAAASAPTMGVVPAATDEVSVLVAAQFATHAQMYQTVCAQATVIHDSFVRMLHFGAGSYAATEAINAAASS